A genomic window from Silene latifolia isolate original U9 population chromosome Y, ASM4854445v1, whole genome shotgun sequence includes:
- the LOC141633237 gene encoding uncharacterized protein LOC141633237 isoform X2, translated as MTSAPTVVGFVGLDDISFDLATSLLRFGYIVKAFHSQAFPFDIACILMNKFSWQHFSFVRVCKFTRDTNSSDLKECVLHIQDLQLDRRGASL; from the exons ATGACTTCAGCACCAACTGTGGTTGGTTTTGTGGGACTAGATGATATTAGCTTCGACTTGGCTACTTCACTACTTCGCTTTGGCTACATTGTCAAAGCTTTTCATTCTCAG GCCTTTCCCTTTGATATAGCGTGCATATTAATGAATAAGTTCAGTTGGCAGCATTTTTCATT TGTTCGAGTTTGCAAATTTACAAGGGATACAAACTCGTCAGATCTAAAAGAATGTGTTCTTCATATCCAAGATCTGCAACTAGATAGAAGAGGAGCATCGTTATAG
- the LOC141633237 gene encoding uncharacterized protein LOC141633237 isoform X1 — protein MFVMCSCTTGPVSFNVMTSAPTVVGFVGLDDISFDLATSLLRFGYIVKAFHSQAFPFDIACILMNKFSWQHFSFVRVCKFTRDTNSSDLKECVLHIQDLQLDRRGASL, from the exons ATGTTTGTAATGTGCAG TTGTACAACAGGGCCGGTCTCATTTAACGTGATGACTTCAGCACCAACTGTGGTTGGTTTTGTGGGACTAGATGATATTAGCTTCGACTTGGCTACTTCACTACTTCGCTTTGGCTACATTGTCAAAGCTTTTCATTCTCAG GCCTTTCCCTTTGATATAGCGTGCATATTAATGAATAAGTTCAGTTGGCAGCATTTTTCATT TGTTCGAGTTTGCAAATTTACAAGGGATACAAACTCGTCAGATCTAAAAGAATGTGTTCTTCATATCCAAGATCTGCAACTAGATAGAAGAGGAGCATCGTTATAG